The following proteins are co-located in the Corynebacterium aquilae DSM 44791 genome:
- the ppk2 gene encoding polyphosphate kinase 2, producing the protein MADAKEQDLPIVDLAATEGYVVDDSDEDDPVLLTPEGKPIDTWRENYPYDERMSRDEYEKVKRGLQIELLKWQNWTKDTGQRHIILFEGRDAAGKGGTIKRFNEHLNPRGARTVALEKPSPRESTSWYFQRYIEHFPSAGEIVFFDRSWYNRSGVERVMGFCTESQHAEFLREVPMLENMIMGSGISLTKFWFSVTQKEQRTRFAIRQVDPVRQWKLSPMDLASLDKWDDYTRAKEEQFRYTDTDESPWITIKSNDKKRARINAMRYVLSKFEYTGKDHELVGQPDPKIVLRGRDQIGD; encoded by the coding sequence ATGGCTGACGCAAAAGAACAGGACCTGCCCATCGTCGATCTCGCGGCCACGGAAGGCTACGTCGTCGACGATTCTGACGAAGACGATCCGGTCCTTCTGACCCCAGAAGGCAAGCCGATTGACACCTGGCGGGAAAACTACCCCTACGACGAGCGTATGTCTCGTGACGAGTACGAAAAGGTCAAGCGCGGTCTGCAGATCGAGCTGTTGAAGTGGCAGAACTGGACCAAGGACACCGGCCAGCGTCACATCATCCTGTTTGAGGGCCGCGACGCCGCCGGTAAGGGTGGCACCATTAAGCGTTTCAACGAGCACCTCAACCCCCGTGGTGCCCGCACTGTTGCCCTGGAGAAGCCGTCGCCGCGTGAGTCGACCTCCTGGTATTTCCAGCGCTACATCGAGCACTTCCCGAGTGCTGGCGAGATCGTCTTCTTCGACCGTTCCTGGTACAACCGCTCCGGCGTGGAGCGCGTGATGGGTTTCTGCACCGAGTCGCAGCACGCAGAGTTTTTGCGTGAAGTGCCCATGCTGGAGAACATGATCATGGGTTCCGGCATTAGCCTGACGAAGTTCTGGTTCTCTGTTACCCAGAAGGAGCAGCGCACCCGTTTCGCTATCCGCCAGGTCGACCCGGTGCGTCAGTGGAAGCTGTCTCCGATGGACTTGGCGTCCTTGGACAAGTGGGATGATTACACCCGCGCCAAGGAGGAGCAGTTCCGCTACACCGACACCGACGAGTCCCCGTGGATCACCATTAAGTCCAACGACAAAAAGCGCGCCCGCATCAACGCGATGCGTTATGTGCTGTCGAAGTTCGAATACACCGGCAAGGACCACGAGTTGGTTGGCCAGCCGGATCCGAAGATTGTTCTGCGCGGCCGCGACCAGATCGGTGACTAA
- a CDS encoding DedA family protein — protein MVVFVLAGANGMSLKKFLILDYLAATLWLAGYVYFGFAVGDPAVEILEGYMKIANYVAIGLVVLIIAGAVIRSRKKAAVAPQES, from the coding sequence ATGGTGGTGTTCGTTCTGGCGGGCGCGAACGGGATGAGCCTGAAGAAGTTTTTGATTTTGGATTACCTGGCCGCGACCCTGTGGCTGGCGGGGTATGTGTACTTCGGTTTTGCGGTGGGCGATCCTGCCGTGGAGATTCTCGAGGGCTACATGAAGATCGCGAACTACGTTGCTATCGGTCTGGTTGTCCTTATCATCGCAGGCGCGGTCATTCGGAGTAGGAAGAAGGCTGCTGTAGCACCGCAGGAAAGCTAG
- a CDS encoding PorH family porin, whose translation MDLSVVKTVLGDFSTFTDALGTLVEKFPKMVEVLVKLTQAHSS comes from the coding sequence ATGGATCTCTCTGTCGTGAAGACCGTTCTGGGCGATTTCAGCACCTTTACCGATGCTCTGGGCACCCTCGTTGAGAAGTTCCCGAAGATGGTTGAGGTTCTCGTGAAGCTGACCCAGGCTCACTCCTCCTAA
- the groL gene encoding chaperonin GroEL (60 kDa chaperone family; promotes refolding of misfolded polypeptides especially under stressful conditions; forms two stacked rings of heptamers to form a barrel-shaped 14mer; ends can be capped by GroES; misfolded proteins enter the barrel where they are refolded when GroES binds), which translates to MAKIIAFDEEARRGLEKGLNTLADAVKVTLGPKGRNVVLEKAWGAPTITNDGVSIAREIELEDPYEKIGAELVKEVAKKTDDVAGDGTTTATVLAQALVREGLRNVAAGSNPMGIKRGIEQAVTKVTEQLLSTAKDIETEEEIAATAGISAADPAIGAKIAQAMYAVGGGKLNKESVITVEESNTFGVELDVTEGMRFDKGYISGYFATDMERQEAVLEDPYILLVSSKISNIKDLLPVLEKVMQTGKPLLIIAEDVEGEALSTLVVNKIRGTFKSVAVKAPGFGDRRKAQLQDMAILTGGQVISEEVGLSLETADIPLLGRARKVVVTKDDTTIVEGAGSSEQIEGRVNQIRAEIENSDSEYDREKLQERLAKLAGGVAVIKVGAATEVELKERKHRIEDAVRNAKAAVEEGIVAGGGVALLQASHVLDGDLDLSGDEATGVKIVREALSAPLKQIAFNAGLEPGVVADKVASLPAGEGLNAATGEYVDLMAAGINDPVKVTRSALQNAASIAALFLTTEAVVADKPQPAGAAMPGADEMGGMGGF; encoded by the coding sequence ATGGCAAAGATCATTGCCTTCGATGAAGAAGCACGCCGCGGCTTGGAGAAGGGCCTGAACACCCTCGCCGACGCCGTCAAGGTCACCCTCGGCCCCAAGGGCCGCAACGTGGTGCTTGAAAAGGCCTGGGGCGCGCCCACCATTACCAACGATGGTGTGTCCATTGCTCGCGAAATCGAGCTGGAGGACCCCTACGAGAAGATCGGCGCTGAGCTGGTCAAGGAAGTCGCCAAGAAGACTGACGACGTTGCCGGCGACGGCACCACCACCGCTACCGTGCTGGCTCAGGCTCTCGTGCGCGAGGGTCTGCGCAACGTTGCCGCTGGCTCCAACCCGATGGGCATCAAGCGCGGCATCGAGCAGGCCGTCACCAAGGTGACCGAGCAGCTGCTGAGCACCGCCAAGGACATTGAGACCGAGGAAGAGATCGCCGCGACCGCTGGTATCTCTGCTGCTGACCCGGCCATCGGCGCCAAGATCGCTCAGGCAATGTACGCCGTGGGCGGCGGCAAGCTCAACAAGGAGTCCGTCATCACCGTTGAGGAGTCCAACACCTTCGGTGTGGAGCTCGACGTGACTGAGGGTATGCGCTTCGACAAGGGCTACATCTCCGGTTACTTCGCCACCGACATGGAGCGCCAGGAGGCTGTCCTGGAGGATCCGTACATCCTGCTGGTCAGCTCCAAGATCTCCAACATTAAGGATCTGCTTCCCGTCCTGGAGAAGGTCATGCAGACCGGCAAGCCGCTGCTGATCATCGCCGAGGACGTTGAGGGTGAGGCTCTGTCCACCCTGGTCGTGAACAAGATCCGCGGCACCTTCAAGTCTGTTGCTGTCAAGGCTCCGGGCTTCGGTGATCGTCGTAAGGCCCAGCTGCAGGACATGGCTATCCTGACCGGCGGCCAGGTTATCTCCGAGGAGGTTGGCCTGTCCCTGGAGACCGCCGACATCCCGCTTCTGGGTCGTGCCCGCAAGGTGGTTGTCACCAAGGACGACACCACCATTGTTGAGGGCGCCGGTTCCTCCGAGCAGATCGAGGGCCGCGTCAACCAGATTCGCGCCGAGATCGAAAACTCCGATTCCGAGTACGACCGCGAGAAGCTGCAGGAGCGCCTGGCTAAGCTCGCCGGCGGCGTTGCAGTCATCAAGGTTGGTGCCGCCACCGAGGTCGAGCTGAAGGAGCGCAAGCACCGCATTGAGGATGCTGTCCGCAACGCGAAGGCTGCTGTGGAAGAGGGCATCGTTGCCGGCGGTGGCGTGGCCCTGCTGCAGGCTTCCCACGTTCTCGACGGCGACCTGGACCTGAGCGGTGACGAGGCTACCGGCGTCAAGATTGTTCGTGAGGCACTGTCTGCTCCGCTGAAGCAGATCGCTTTCAACGCTGGCCTGGAGCCGGGCGTTGTCGCCGACAAGGTGGCTTCCCTGCCCGCCGGTGAGGGCCTGAACGCTGCTACCGGTGAGTACGTTGACCTGATGGCTGCTGGCATTAACGATCCGGTGAAGGTTACCCGTTCTGCTCTGCAGAACGCTGCCTCTATTGCGGCTCTGTTCCTGACCACTGAGGCTGTCGTTGCTGACAAGCCGCAGCCGGCTGGCGCTGCTATGCCGGGTGCTGACGAGATGGGCGGCATGGGCGGCTTCTAA